The Dioscorea cayenensis subsp. rotundata cultivar TDr96_F1 chromosome 8, TDr96_F1_v2_PseudoChromosome.rev07_lg8_w22 25.fasta, whole genome shotgun sequence genome segment TTCATCATACATATGGCAAAATTAGCTATATACAGAAACCTGCACATTTTTGGAACAACCCTCTAAATGCACAAGGTAGGAGACTATCCAGCAAATTAGGGAGGATGAAATTGTCAAATAAGAAACTTCAGAAGGCAAAATAAGTCAAAGAGAACCTAACAGACATATCCTTTTtgacaaaatatttatatatatatatataattaaaaattaaaaaataacaataattaaataaagatacAAAGACAACACATCCAATAATTTACCTTGATCTTTGGCAGATAGCAAAACAGTTAAGGATTTGATTTGTTCATTAAGTTCTTCTGAAGAAGCCTCCAAGCCTTTCAGCTCATTTATTCTCAGTTCTagtgattctttatcccttccCATAACTTCAACTTGACTTTTTAAAGCATTCACTTGGGCCATTGCAGAGTCCAGGTCTAGTGAATTTCTTTTTGCAACAGACTCAGCTTCTTTGATCTGAGAGACAAGTTCATCACAGATCCTACTCATCTGAATATCCTTCTCCTGAAGTTCCTGCTGCAACTCCAGAATAGTGGCCTTCAGCTCCCTCTCTTTGCTCCCATCCAGCTCCTCCACATTTGCTGTGTTCTTTACTACAGAGAGCAAACTATCAGCCAGGGACCTGATACTGTCCTCAGTGAAAGGAAAACCAAGCCTACCAGCAGGCACTTCGCCACCAACATGACCCAGTGATTTCAGGATAATTTGAGACTTCTCATAAACATGCTGCATAGGATGCAAACTATTACCAGATTTTTGGGCCTTTGTATTTTCAATCTCTGATATTGAAATGCTACATGCATCATACAGGAGGGCAAGATTTCTGCTTAATGATTGGATTGTTGTCTCCTTTTCCTCAAGAATTAGTTCCAGGCCACCGATATCTCTTCTCAAAGATTCTGACAATTCCTTTTGAGATGTCAGTTCTCTTTGTATAATTCCCATAGTTTTTGAAAGATGACTTGCTTGTTGATTGATCGAAATATAGTGTTTGCGCACATTTTCCTTCAGTTGATCATATTGTCCTAAGCACTCACGCAAATCACGTTCAGCAAAAGCAAGAAGTTTGGTTACAGAACTGTCATCTAATTGTCCTTGAACATTGAGATTTGAAGTAGAGCTGATATCAAGGGTCTTCTCCTAAAAAAGAACAATTACACACACCCAGCAAATATGTCAAAACAAATTTGGAcccaaaaaacaataataatatatatatatatatatatatatatatatatatatatatatttttgagatatCACCTTTATATGTGAAAATTAACATCTATTCAATCTGGATAAAAAAAGTGTGCTTAGGATGACCAATATAACTAGAAATTTGTGAAATAGCATAACCTTCCCCTGGTAACAGTAAAAATTGTGAAATGTGGTGAAAGGTAAGCATCACTAAAAAGATAGATGAAACTATCCACATGGTCATTCCCTCCATTGTGGGTGTATGAGTTACTGGCAGAAGATAGATGGAACAGATAGCATTCAGTGCCAGGGAGTTTAACATGAAGTGCATTGCAAGTCTGTAACCAAACCAAAGGTTATATACATGCTGTGAATGATAGAGACCAAATTGATGCAAGGACACAAGTATATCCTCTAAAAGGAGATGCCTGATTAAATAGGCTTATTGATGCCAACAAAAACTGAAATGTCATCTTCTGTGTCCAAACCTAGGTTCTCACATATTCGGCTTAATAATAAGACATCACCTAGATGACAAGCTAATTTGTGGGCTGCAGaatatgttaaataaatataatttcagGAAAGGAATTACCTTGCTTATCAGATTACTGGATAAAAGACTATCAGATGAAAGAGTAGACAGGCCAGCCACATTTTCAACAATCATTTGTTTCAAGACAAACTCCACAAAAGTGTCCACATGACAAAAGATGTCCATATTCTTGCTAAAAACATCAGCAAGAAGACTAGAAAAACCAAGATGGCTTTTCCTCAGTTGATCAATGGCAGAAGCAATTTCCCACATATGCTCAgtttgttttttcctttcttcagaATGCATTGCTGTTACCTGGTTGAGGTGGGAAAGAGCATCAACTCTTGCAAATTCTGCAGCTTTTCTTTGTTTAGAATATTCTAAAAGTGTAGCCTCTGACTTCATCAGCTCCTCTTGTAGATCATCACCCCTTTCTTGAACTTCATTCAACTCAGCTAGAAGAAGCTCAGCTGCTTGCTTCGACTTCTTTAATTCATGCTCAGAGGACAGTAATGATGATTTCAAATTATGAATGAACTGTCCAATTTGTTCCATCTTTTGAACAGGATCAAGTATAGTAATTTCATTTCCAAGGTTAATGGCATGTAAAGCATTTAGTAACCCACTAAGGACCTGCCTGCTTTCTTGCAAATTCTGTTCTGTCACTGCTAACTGGCTCATCAGTGATGACTTCTCTGATTCTAGGGTTTGTATCTGCTGATTATGTTCAGTGTTTAAGTGTTCAAGCATAGCATTCATTTCATCAATGCTTTGTTTCAAGCTGTCCCTCTGCTGCACCAATCCCTTTCCTTTTCTAACAGCAATATTCAATTTCTCTCTAGCTGATGTTGACTTTTGCTCCTCCAAAGAAAGCTGCTCTTGCAAAGCATCTCTTTGTTTAACCACTGCCTCTGATTCCAACACCAATGATTGATATCTTTCAATTTCCACAGTTCTCTCTGCTAGCAATGAGTCCATCTGCTTCCTTATGGTGTCTAATTCTGCCATGAGAGAACAACATTTCTCAGCGGTTGCTTCTTTTTCCTCTGTAACTAAATTCAGGTTATGTTTGACTTCATCGAGCTCTAACCTCACAGCCATCAAGTCCTGATCCTTACCTCCTTGAACATCCTCTGACGTCTTTATATCAAGTGGCATGCCACTCTTATCTATAACAAGCTCCCTCTCAGAAAACTCAGGCACAGTTTTCTCTGCAGATAGGGACATTATTTTATCTATGAGCTTCCTTAGTAATCCGTCCAAGTTCTCAACATTACAAGCCCCAGATAGAGCACTGTGACTATCAGCATCTGGCAGCACAGAGCAAACCAACTCAAGCAATTTATGTATCTCACCCTCAAATTGACGGTCCTTGTCTGAAATCCTTTCAACCAAATCGTCCTTCAAATCAGCTACGTCCTTTTGCAAATTCTCTTTTTCAACCTCATCTTGAACAATTTTCTCTGAAAGGTTGAGGCACTCAGACCTCAGTTTTTCAAGGCTTTCAGAAAATACTTCTTTTTCAGAATTAATACATACAATCTCTGCAGTAAGTTCAGATATTTTCTTATGTGACTCTTCCAAATCAGCTATAAGCATGCCAGAAGAGGCTTCAAGATTCTCAATCTTCAGCTGCAGCGTATCTCTTTCACATTGGACCTCACCAAGCGTTCTTCCTAGCCATTCAATCTTATCTTCAGGTTCCAAAATCCTCAACTGCGGAGGCATATCAATTGCATCCAAGACTCCTTCCCATTTATGCACTAGGCTATTTCGCTCCAACAAGGACTGCTCTAGCATATCATTGTGCTCTGCCACACCATAGAACTTACTCTGAAGCTCCTCATATTTTCTTCTCAGTTCATCATGCCCTGAATCTCTGGATTGTTGGAAGTCATCTTGAGCAGCATCCATAACCATGAAACCAGCACCAGACTGTGAACCCTCCACAGAGCTTTTCTGATCACAATCGTTCAGAGGAAAAGAGGAGTCCCCAGAAACCAATCCAGCTAGCATCTCCACTTTCTCGACTATGTCTTTAGAATGAAAATGCTCTGATAAATTTAAGTCCTCCAAGATTTCTTCAATTCGCAGAAGCACAGAATCCTTGAGAAGAAAAGAGTCCCTCAATGCAGTAGCAGAGTTCCGAATGTAAGAGAGCTCAGATTCTAACGCTTCCACCCGTTCTGCTTCTGAACAAGACTTAAGCTTGGACTGCACTTCTCGAAGCAGTGTCTCTTTTGACAGCAATTCTTGCTCACACTTCTCCAACCCACTGGACTTCTCCATCAGAGATTGCTTCAGGCTATCTCGCTGCACAATCAAACTCTTACCTTTTGCAACAGCTACACTAAGCTTCTCTCTCACAGAGTAAAGCCGCTGCTCAGACTGCTCAAGCTCAGATAATTTCAACTGCAGGTCAGAGCGAGAATCTTCAAGAGCTGCTTGCATCTTACTGTATCTTTCCTTGAGAATTAGCAGTTCATTTTCTAGTTGATGGCTTGAGGCACTAAGTGAATGCACTTTTTCTTGCAACAAATCAAGTTGCAGGACCTTAGGTATAAGCTCTTGCTTAAGCAAGTTAGGCAAGGGCAATGACCAACTGCCAACTGAAGTATCTGCCATTGTATTTATTTCATACAAACAATTTCTTGACAATGTAATCTGCTCCATAGCTTCATCATACTTTTCTGCAAGGGAATCAACCAAAGTCTCTAGCCGCATCAAAACAGACTTAGACAATTCAATGTTGTTTGACTCAACAGCAACTTGATCAACACCAGCCAACTCATCAAGAGCATCTGAATCCTTTTTCCATTTGTTAAATTCCAACCTCCTGGTCAAAGAAAGACACCTTCTGCCAAGTTCTTCAAGTTCCTTGCTTTTATTCATTAGAACCAGTTCAAGCCCATCTTTAGCATGCTGTAGTTGGTCCAAATCAGTGGCCAACTCATTACACCTATGTTTATGTTCCTCAATTTCCTCATTTTTGTGCAATAATTCTGCCTCAAGTTCATCTTTGGCATGATGTAGCTCCTCCAATTTGATAGCTGATTCACTACATTGTTGCTCATATTCCTTGATTTTCTCACTTTCGATCAGCAACTCTGACTCAAGTACAACATATGCAGAATGGACAGGAAGTAGATCATCCATTCGTTTCTGCAACTTCCTTATAAGTACTTCGCACTTCTCAGGCAGAAGTTGCAACATGTTTTCATCATTAATATCCAAATCAGCAGGCCCAATATTTTTGCATGAGAAATCAACAAGTTCTGAAAGGTTGCTATAGATTCCATGCAATGCATCGGCAGCCAATTTATTCCTTTCTTGCATGTCCATAAATAATTTGTTCAGTTCCTCATAAGAAGTGCTGGCTTTGTTATAGTCCAGATAAGCTCCTTCGATTTTCATATGCAGATCTTCAATAACTTCTACGGCAACATTAATTGATGCAGATACATAGGAATCCACATCTGAATTGACAATGTGTGGCTCTCCTGTACATGCATTGAGCTTTCTCATTGCCCCAAGAATCACAGCCTCAATGGAGTTCCATTCTTGCTTGATAAGGGATGCCCTGTCATTTCCTTCCTTCTGCAAGGTCTCCACCAAGCTCAATAACCTCTCGGCTTCACTGTTAGCACTTTGCTCAACTTCATTTAACTGATTCTGTAGATCATCTATGAGGGATTTATATTTCACCTCTCTTTCTACAAGCTCATTGACTTGTGCTTGAAGGTTGTCACTCCACTGCCTTCGAGTTTCATTATCCACCTCAAACTTCTTACAGAGCTCCTCTCCAGCCTTTCCCAAATCCAACTCCAATTTCTTCAGCACGGCTCTAAGATTGCATGTCTgctcttttgttatttcatataaGGATCCAGTTCTTTCCTCCACAGCCAAAGGAACTTCATCTGAAACACTGTCATCATTATGCGTTTTAGACTCAAAAGCTTGAATAAGTTTTGACACAGCCCTTCCACCAGATTTGCTAGCAGACATGGAGTGTGAGTGCATTGCTTGAGTTGACTTTTCAAGATTCTGCAATGCAATTTCAGCCTCTTCTATGTGACCCTTCAGAACTCCCAAGGTAACATAAGTGCTGGAATCATTCACGTCAACCTTCTTAAATAAAGTTGAATCACCTGTTTTCTGATCTTCAATGGTAATATCTGGGGTAGAACCTTTCCCATGAGAACTGCTTGCATGATTCCCAGTTTGTTGTGATTGAAGAGGCAGATCATAGCACTTACCAATTAGGTCTTTCAGCATAGCTTTGTACACATCTGACGAGCTAGACAGGTACAGATTTTCATCAATGAGTTGCTCAAAGGACAACTCCATGGCTCTAAGATTTCCCTTAAGTAGCATTTCCTGATCAAGTGCAACAGCTAACCTCTCCTTGTATTCAGACAACTCAGAAGCAAGTTTTAGATTCTCCCGAGAGACAAACTCATTCTCCTCTTCAAGCTTCTTCCTGATGCCTGATTCTAAATTGTAATCAGCAGCTAAGTTCAAATTTTCCTTCTTTAAAGAATCCAGGGAACCTCTGCATTCAGCTAATTCAGCTGAGACATGTGCCCGCTCCATTTGGGAAACATCAAGCTTACTTTGCAACTCACTAACCAGGCTATTGAGTTCCTCAACTTCCTTTTTAGCTGAAAAACATTGATTTTCCAGTTCCTCGTTTCTTTTTGTCAATGCTTGGAGCTCTCCCTTGCAATTTACAAGTTCTTCACTGACTATAGCCATGCTGTCCTGAGTTTCTTTAAGTAAGCTACTAGACATTTCCTCCGGGGAATGCTGATGAAACTCCACACCTGCCTGAGTCTGTTCATCTAGCTGCAACTGGATCAGATCATTTGCAACAAATGTCATGTAAAGATGAGCTTTAATATTCTCAACTTCTTTTAATAAGGACAGCACTTGGGATTCAACTTCCACATTTTTAATCACCAAGCGTTGGAACTCAGACTGATAATTTGCAAGTTCCTCAGTGACCATCACTTTGCTTTTCTCTGTATCTTTAAGTAAATCCCACAGCTTGGAGATTTGCTCAGAGGAATGTTGATCAAACTCTGTCTTGCCCTCCATCTGTTCATCTAATTGCAAATTAAGAAAATCCTTCACTATACATGCTTGGTAAAGATGATTTTTCAGAAGCTCAAGCCCGGCAGCCAAAGAATCATCCACTGTTAAAGATGACACTTCTAACTTAGCTGGGAAAAAGGAATCTCTACTACTATCTCCCTTATCTTCAATTGACAGAGTCCTATCTTCAAGTAGGTCCTCCTCTGTTGGTCCACCTCTGGAGGCATCATCCTCTACAGCATAGGGCTGCTGCTTTCTTTCCTCCACATGACCTTCTCCCTTCAAGCTAGCATCAGCGGCAACACCATTTTTACTTTTATCACTGGTAATTTCCTCAGAAGTAGATGGTTCTTCAAGAACATCTACGTTAGCTCCATCAAATTCCCCTACCACACcctcaattttattttgaatggtaaaatctttaaaaataaaagcctGTCCCATGCTTCCTGGATCAACATCTTTCTCCAAATCGGCCTCTACAACTACACCATCCTTGCTTTGAGCAGACAAAACATCCTGCAATGAAGTTGGCTCCTCCCCATGCTCTTCCTCAGCTCGTTCAATCTTCTCTTCCCCATGCTCTTCCTCAGCTCGTTCAATCTTCTCTTCCACTGAAGTCTCATTCCCTTCTAAGACCCCTCTCAGTGGCTCTCTATCAACAGCAACAGCAACTTCATCATTAACTTCTCCCTTCAACTTTCCATCAGTTCGAACACCATCTCCACCATCAGCCACGATCATGTCTTGTGATGAAGATGCTCCCTCTGGGTTCTGCTCATACGAATACAGCCTCAACTGCTCATCAGAAGCATTCACATCCACCCCTTGAAACAAACTGTTCAAAGCAGTCGATTGGGTTACTTCTTGAGATGCACTGCCAATCTCCTCGCTGTGATCTTCAGACAACAAATTCACGCCACCATTCTCATTTTCCAGCATGGGGACCCCCACTTCCCGACCTCCACCATAGTCAACAGTGCCTAATGCTCCCTCATGATACTCATGATTGCCATCGACCTCTTCCTCCCTCATTTCATCAGCTGCATCCTTCCGATCCTCGATCACGAGCAACAACTCACTTCCCTCAGAACCATCACCATTGCATTGTTCTGAGCTAGAAACTCCACCTTCCTGCATTGTCCCTAGCCAGCAACAAATGAGAACGCAGATTATACATCAAACCCACATCTCCTTGCCCTAAACCAACCCATCAAATTCCAAAACACTATCAAAAACACAATTTGATCGAAAATCCCTACCTTCATATCTGATTCAAGCAGCGCCATCGGATCGGCACCCGGCCCATCGGGATCAACGCCGGGATCCGCTTCTGTCTTCCCGGCCTTCACCGAGGACTTCCCGCCACCCTTGTTATCCTTTTTCTTCCTAAATTGCTGCAGCTACACCAccaaaaccaaaattaaaaataaaaaaaacaaaaaacaagagaaaaacaaatcattaaCAAGCTATTCATGCAAGATCAAAAACCTTCTTCCGCCCGGCGGCGAGAAGATCCGAACGATTCTTGCCCTTATCCATCTGGATCTAATCCTACAGAAGTTCCAGTGCCATCAAAATGCTCCTTTCCAAAGAAGCaaaatccaaaccctaatcaaatgATTCAAGCCTTTTCAGTGGAAATGAAACCCTAAAttacacccaaaaaaaaaaaagttaaaaataatcaagATCCGAGATCACATACCTTAATTTTCGAATTTTTtcaccaatttttcaatcaatttctCCTGCACTTCCGATTTGGTGGCTATTTTCTTGAAGATCTAAAAACTCCAAATAGATCTTATTTTGGTTTCCTTGCCGCGCGAACGTTGGCTCTGAGAATGGACTAATAAACATTTCTTGGCACTCAGTTTTCAAATATACCCTCTACGTTTCTAAAATTACAAGTGCACCAATCCATGTTTTAATTTGAGGGAACTATTTGTAAATATGAGAAATGGCGAGGGGGTAAGCATATAAAGGTGTTTTCAAATAGGGCTAGGGTtcattttaaatgttaaaaatatttgaatttttttttcttataaaccGAATAGATTTAATTGTTTCAATCCTCCAAGTTCAACATGGACTCCAACAAATGCACCAAACTTTGCATAAaagggtttaaaatttttttaaaaaaaatagagctatttaaatttaaatttaagacaTTTTGGTTTGCATTTGTGTttcatatttacaaaaataatttaaattttaattaacattaGATTTGGACCTGCGTATgttataaacttataattaacaaatgaaatttatatgaaaattagatacaaatgaaataaatatgaaatgttAGTTCAACCACCAAGATGATACCACTGAAAGGCTCATTTCATCCATGTCCCTTACTCCAACATAAAACTCATCAATTTgttgacatttaaaaaaaaaaaaatattagaacaTAAACACATGCCCGCAATTGCATCAACataggtgtatatatatatatatatataaccgttatgaaaaaaaaagttgatctCTTGACCTCTTACATAGCAGAGAAAAGAGTTACCATCTTTCGCTTGAGAAGGCGATGACTTATATATAATTCAACACAATGAAGAAGCCGAAAATTTTCAGCAATAGATGCTGTGAATATCATCAAATAAGTAAAACATTGTAACTGCTAACAATGAAGATACAGTGATGATGGCACAAGAGTACAAACATTCCGGCCCTCAATAACATTGTAAACAACTATATAACTTTTGAGGGAGCAAAGTAAGAATCATATCGGGAGACCGATCTTTGTGATAAGCCTATTGTTCGATTAAAATGTTGAGCCATTGAAGCCGAAGAAGGACCGCTGttcaaataaaggaaaaaaaaatgattgcgACCACGATCAAAGCAATATAAGTTTAAGTGAAAGAATTTGTCCAATAGCTCACCTGAACATCATAAAACTTGATGTAAAACCTTGAACTGTCAATAGAGAGCTTGGTTTCAAGGATATCTGCAAGAGCTGAGCTTAGCTTGCCATTTACACTGGCGTCAAGGCCACCGATAGATATTAATTCTCCATATGCAGCTGGTTCTTCAGTCCCGGCAAAGGCCATGGGTACTCCTCCATTCAGCAAAATCATCACATACTGAGACACCACCACAAATCAGCAAATCAAAGTTTAATCAATGTCCTTGGTGACGTCAAAGCTGAAGTTGttcaaaactcaaacaaattaattacGGACATTCACAGGGCAAATCAAGTTTctgttttttctgttttttttttccaaacattAAACCAACAGATGAATTTGGGAACATACAGTGACATGATTTCTTGAAGGAGTATTAATTGTCGAGTATGGACTCATATTCAGATAGGAATAAAGGATGCATTGAAAATCACGGCCATGGTGGAAATTCTTAAAGCTTGGATTGGATTGCCACAATAAAAATGTGGCTGATCAGAATCTGATACCCCCTGTGGTGGAAGATTTTCATTTGCACTAAAGAGAGTGAATTCTGGGAACATTCATCAAACACTAAATACAAATTATACTCCGCACCATTGTTGTGACTATTTTGACATAAATAGCCATATCACATGGTGAAGAGAAATAATTAGAATTTTCCAAGAGAAAGAAACAGCACTTGTGTCCATGAAAACATGCAGATACAATTCTTCACAAGAACACATGCTCTGTAACATTGtaggaaaaggaaagaagaatcgtaaaataactaagaaaactaCCATTTTCACCAAACCATTGAAGTGGGGTAGTTAACAATCAAACGCCAAAGAGAAAAAGAACAGAGCCGaaatacacacaaaaaaaagCTTCAGCGTGCCATGACTACTTTGTTGCACCCTTCCACTATTTACCTAATCAAACCAGAcggcaaaagaaaaagaagcagtTTGAAGAAATGTAAAATGAAAACTCACTGCattcttgcttcattttgccGTGCGCCATCAAAACTTGCTCAAAACACATCTCTCCCTCAAAAAAGATAACTTTTACCGTCTCACTAGTCAAAGAACTACAGTGTgaaaaaaaaagctcaaacCAAACACCGAAAGAAACAGAACTGCCTGAAGAAATGCAAAACTAAAGCTCCATGatattatgttttaatattCACTTCAAAAAATGCCCCAAAACCACAAATATGCCCTAAAAAAGCCAAATTTCACCTTCTCACTAATGAAAGCAATACATGATTAGAACAAATGAacaatcaaaccaaacaccaaaagcaaaagaacaatccaaagaaatacaaaacaaaaactccaccaaacaacaacaacattgcCACATTCTTACAAAACTCATTCAccgccaaaaaaaaaatcaccaaaaaacatgcaattaaaTCAGGAAACTACGAGGAAACGCAAAACAATTGGCACAGAGACAATTCATCAAACACAAGATAGGCTATGAAATCAAAGAACAAAAACAGATAGAGATAGACAGAGATTACAGATTCCGGCTTCCCAATGATCTTGGCGACGATCTTAGTGGCGTCCTTGAGGATGTCGGAGGCCACCACGGCGTCGACGGGGACGTTGGTGCTGAGGTTTAAAGTTGGCATCTTTGCTATGAAAACGAGAACACAAGCGATGAAGATGATACGAGACTAGATAAGACCCTCAAGTTCTCTGCCGATTCAATCCTGACCGTTCATCAgatattttgatgaattttgcATACATAACCCTataaaaccattaaattgtACACCAACCTTGTAAATTTATAATCCTCGTGCTCCctccattcttttttaatttgtcgtcgataaccgaatctcacatccTAAGAAAGTtgattatttcacataatttaataaaaaattagttatcttttcaaaattatccctaatttatatcttcatatttctctttcatattaaattctaagaagagaattgaaattgagtgttagggtaattttgaaaaaaaaaaattaataaatgcttcttgatgtttaaaaatgacagattaaaaaagaacatggctttatgacaaataaaaagagaaagggagtaaattgaatttctttgctttttgtttttacacTCCTGAAAATACCTATAAATGTGTATTTAAcctacaaaatttttataatttcatatatacacccatgaaaaatatcaaactttAGATTCTATAACCTTaccaaataaattcataattttaacataaaattaattaaaatatttttttaataaatgtgaacAAGTTGCATGTCAAAAGACTCAAAACTATATGACTATTGATTGTTAGGATAAATTTTCCTCGGTACATAAACACACACAGGGGATTAGACCCTACTCTTCACCAGCTTGCAGAAAATATAATgctaatagaataaaaaattatcgacaaaattagttaatatattaaaactGCCAAGCAACCTCAGTACataatcaatataaattaatattgttttaagTCTCTAAAGTAGCTTACCAAATCAATTAGACAtgccatattttatttttcagggtacaaagaaaaaacacttaaataaatttataaatatgtatttacTACAACCTAACCCTCGTAAGTGTAAATGCATAGTTTTATAAagctattttatattttataaaaatgcttaagtattttttttaataaaaaaaaaacattcgcattataaatatttgtggGAGTATAGGAGCACGTGCAATTTTTATGAAAGcaggggtatataagcaaaattCCCTACATAAACATATTTATCATTTGAATAATTGTATGACTAATATAACACAACAACTACAAAAGAGCAAAGTCCATGAAGCTCAGTTATTAATATACACACCAAAAGTAGAAGGcgaataattttaataacataTATCTGCAAACActgaaaactaaaaacaaaaaaataaaaaaataaaataaaagatctcAAAATAAAGCACTGATTTCACTCCTCTCTTCCTTCAAAATACAATAACACATCAAAGACACTCTTCCACTGTACCACTGAATCCAACCTTGTTACAGAACCTATCAATCCTAATGaacacaaaaagaacaaaataaaacaaggacAAGAAGAAATAACAGAAAACTATACACCCATTTCAAGGaaaacaacatcaacatcaacaacaacaacaac includes the following:
- the LOC120266726 gene encoding golgin subfamily A member 4 isoform X3 yields the protein MQEGGVSSSEQCNGDGSEGSELLLVIEDRKDAADEMREEEVDGNHEYHEGALGTVDYGGGREVGVPMLENENGGVNLLSEDHSEEIGSASQEVTQSTALNSLFQGVDVNASDEQLRLYSYEQNPEGASSSQDMIVADGGDGVRTDGKLKGEVNDEVAVAVDREPLRGVLEGNETSVEEKIERAEEEHGEEKIERAEEEHGEEPTSLQDVLSAQSKDGVVVEADLEKDVDPGSMGQAFIFKDFTIQNKIEGVVGEFDGANVDVLEEPSTSEEITSDKSKNGVAADASLKGEGHVEERKQQPYAVEDDASRGGPTEEDLLEDRTLSIEDKGDSSRDSFFPAKLEVSSLTVDDSLAAGLELLKNHLYQACIVKDFLNLQLDEQMEGKTEFDQHSSEQISKLWDLLKDTEKSKVMVTEELANYQSEFQRLVIKNVEVESQVLSLLKEVENIKAHLYMTFVANDLIQLQLDEQTQAGVEFHQHSPEEMSSSLLKETQDSMAIVSEELVNCKGELQALTKRNEELENQCFSAKKEVEELNSLVSELQSKLDVSQMERAHVSAELAECRGSLDSLKKENLNLAADYNLESGIRKKLEEENEFVSRENLKLASELSEYKERLAVALDQEMLLKGNLRAMELSFEQLIDENLYLSSSSDVYKAMLKDLIGKCYDLPLQSQQTGNHASSSHGKGSTPDITIEDQKTGDSTLFKKVDVNDSSTYVTLGVLKGHIEEAEIALQNLEKSTQAMHSHSMSASKSGGRAVSKLIQAFESKTHNDDSVSDEVPLAVEERTGSLYEITKEQTCNLRAVLKKLELDLGKAGEELCKKFEVDNETRRQWSDNLQAQVNELVEREVKYKSLIDDLQNQLNEVEQSANSEAERLLSLVETLQKEGNDRASLIKQEWNSIEAVILGAMRKLNACTGEPHIVNSDVDSYVSASINVAVEVIEDLHMKIEGAYLDYNKASTSYEELNKLFMDMQERNKLAADALHGIYSNLSELVDFSCKNIGPADLDINDENMLQLLPEKCEVLIRKLQKRMDDLLPVHSAYVVLESELLIESEKIKEYEQQCSESAIKLEELHHAKDELEAELLHKNEEIEEHKHRCNELATDLDQLQHAKDGLELVLMNKSKELEELGRRCLSLTRRLEFNKWKKDSDALDELAGVDQVAVESNNIELSKSVLMRLETLVDSLAEKYDEAMEQITLSRNCLYEINTMADTSVGSWSLPLPNLLKQELIPKVLQLDLLQEKVHSLSASSHQLENELLILKERYSKMQAALEDSRSDLQLKLSELEQSEQRLYSVREKLSVAVAKGKSLIVQRDSLKQSLMEKSSGLEKCEQELLSKETLLREVQSKLKSCSEAERVEALESELSYIRNSATALRDSFLLKDSVLLRIEEILEDLNLSEHFHSKDIVEKVEMLAGLVSGDSSFPLNDCDQKSSVEGSQSGAGFMVMDAAQDDFQQSRDSGHDELRRKYEELQSKFYGVAEHNDMLEQSLLERNSLVHKWEGVLDAIDMPPQLRILEPEDKIEWLGRTLGEVQCERDTLQLKIENLEASSGMLIADLEESHKKISELTAEIVCINSEKEVFSESLEKLRSECLNLSEKIVQDEVEKENLQKDVADLKDDLVERISDKDRQFEGEIHKLLELVCSVLPDADSHSALSGACNVENLDGLLRKLIDKIMSLSAEKTVPEFSERELVIDKSGMPLDIKTSEDVQGGKDQDLMAVRLELDEVKHNLNLVTEEKEATAEKCCSLMAELDTIRKQMDSLLAERTVEIERYQSLVLESEAVVKQRDALQEQLSLEEQKSTSAREKLNIAVRKGKGLVQQRDSLKQSIDEMNAMLEHLNTEHNQQIQTLESEKSSLMSQLAVTEQNLQESRQVLSGLLNALHAINLGNEITILDPVQKMEQIGQFIHNLKSSLLSSEHELKKSKQAAELLLAELNEVQERGDDLQEELMKSEATLLEYSKQRKAAEFARVDALSHLNQVTAMHSEERKKQTEHMWEIASAIDQLRKSHLGFSSLLADVFSKNMDIFCHVDTFVEFVLKQMIVENVAGLSTLSSDSLLSSNLISKEKTLDISSTSNLNVQGQLDDSSVTKLLAFAERDLRECLGQYDQLKENVRKHYISINQQASHLSKTMGIIQRELTSQKELSESLRRDIGGLELILEEKETTIQSLSRNLALLYDACSISISEIENTKAQKSGNSLHPMQHVYEKSQIILKSLGHVGGEVPAGRLGFPFTEDSIRSLADSLLSVVKNTANVEELDGSKERELKATILELQQELQEKDIQMSRICDELVSQIKEAESVAKRNSLDLDSAMAQVNALKSQVEVMGRDKESLELRINELKGLEASSEELNEQIKSLTVLLSAKDQEIEALMQALDEEESQMEVLENRKGELENTIQEKDMDLHNLEVSREKALAKLSTTVSKFDELHDLSESLLAEVENLQAQLQGRDSEISFLRQEVTRCTNDVLAAEEINKKYSSEVHELLQWMDMMASRFGVNPVHLDKTNFSQTHVYTEILGKHILSMMAELDDIRLTAQSKDSLLQIERAKVEQLVQKVHASEASLREKEVQVELFQRGKDSSQLANIDSPGHLEREQKRSTAASVVAPHVRAVRKVNGDQVAIAIDNEQDNNALNDEDDDKAHGFKALTMSRMFPRATRPIADRIDAIWVSGDRLLMRQPTLRFGVILYWIMLHALLASII